From a region of the Acidobacteriota bacterium genome:
- a CDS encoding sigma-54 dependent transcriptional regulator, whose amino-acid sequence MRVLLIDQGWSSRGCEQLKAILAASGQVPIETFYCRGQAALAESIQHSRPDICILLPGGQDLDEKVRSVLCQEPALPTVIALEQSGPDRIARLLEAGCTDFLVPPFSESSVLPRIWWLYRQTRAAAVPVPQAKEEIGLRQIVGQAPAFLAEIEKVKAVSKYDANVVIEGETGTGKELFARAIHYLSRRSGGPFIPVNCGAIPDDLVENELFGHERGAYTGAGESYQGLIEEAEGGTLFLDEVSSLSSLAQVKLLRFLQDGEYRRLGSTAFLRGNVRVIAASNLELEKAADQGNLRKDLYYRLNTITLNLPPLRCRSEDIPLLAHHFAAKYAHKFDKPQPEYSPRAMEKLILHTWPGNVRELEHVVERAVLLTQEGDIGSEAISLPEVLCGPAEASFKEAKAQAIAAFEEGYVKKMLVAHQGNISQAARAARKDRRSFWELIRKHRIDVKALKRRLAFTASD is encoded by the coding sequence ATGAGAGTGCTCCTGATCGACCAGGGATGGAGTTCTCGTGGCTGCGAGCAGTTGAAGGCAATCCTCGCGGCCTCGGGGCAGGTGCCCATCGAGACGTTTTACTGTCGCGGCCAGGCTGCGCTTGCCGAGTCCATCCAACATAGCCGGCCCGACATCTGCATCTTGTTGCCGGGCGGGCAGGACCTCGACGAAAAGGTGAGATCGGTGCTTTGTCAAGAGCCGGCCCTGCCTACGGTGATTGCCCTAGAGCAGTCGGGACCCGACCGCATCGCCCGGCTGCTCGAGGCAGGATGCACCGATTTCCTGGTGCCGCCTTTCTCGGAAAGCAGCGTTCTTCCTCGCATCTGGTGGCTCTACCGGCAGACCCGCGCCGCCGCTGTTCCGGTTCCCCAGGCCAAGGAGGAAATCGGCCTTCGCCAGATCGTGGGACAGGCACCCGCCTTCTTAGCCGAGATCGAAAAAGTCAAGGCCGTCTCCAAATACGACGCCAACGTCGTGATCGAAGGAGAAACGGGGACGGGAAAGGAACTCTTCGCCCGTGCCATCCACTATCTGAGTCGGCGCTCCGGCGGACCTTTCATCCCCGTGAACTGCGGCGCAATCCCTGACGATCTTGTCGAGAACGAGCTCTTCGGCCATGAGCGGGGAGCCTACACGGGCGCCGGGGAAAGTTATCAGGGATTGATTGAAGAAGCCGAGGGGGGCACCCTCTTCCTCGACGAGGTGAGCAGCCTCTCCAGCCTGGCCCAAGTCAAGCTGCTGCGCTTTCTTCAAGACGGAGAATACCGCCGCCTGGGATCGACTGCGTTCCTGCGGGGCAACGTCCGCGTCATTGCGGCCTCCAACCTTGAACTTGAAAAGGCCGCCGATCAGGGCAATCTGCGCAAGGACCTGTATTACCGGCTCAACACCATTACCCTCAACCTGCCTCCCCTGCGTTGCCGCAGTGAAGACATTCCCCTGCTGGCCCATCATTTCGCTGCAAAGTACGCTCACAAGTTCGACAAGCCTCAACCTGAGTATTCTCCTCGAGCCATGGAGAAACTCATCCTGCACACTTGGCCGGGCAACGTGCGGGAGCTTGAGCACGTCGTGGAAAGGGCGGTGCTGCTGACTCAGGAAGGCGACATCGGCTCCGAGGCCATCTCCCTTCCCGAAGTCCTTTGCGGGCCCGCTGAGGCCTCGTTCAAAGAGGCCAAGGCCCAGGCGATTGCCGCTTTCGAGGAAGGCTACGTCAAGAAAATGCTGGTGGCCCATCAAGGCAACATTTCTCAAGCCGCCCGAGCGGCCAGAAAAGACCGGCGCTCCTTCTGGGAACTGATCCGCAAACACCGCATCGATGTCAAAGCCCTGAAACGTCGCCTGGCTTTTACCGCCTCCGACTAG